A single region of the Syntrophorhabdus sp. genome encodes:
- the pdxA gene encoding 4-hydroxythreonine-4-phosphate dehydrogenase PdxA — protein sequence MNRIAVTMGDPAGIGGEIILKALPRLMGRSIPVIVGDMKVIEALRAGPSSLPLPPFKDLGQGSGGDVEFLDLGFMDTVGPGVSDSRCGEASYRYIREALKLIFTGEASAIVTCPISKASLHLAGVPFPGHTELLAHAAGVDSYVMMLANPRMRVSLVTIHIPLKDVPARITEERVFRTIAITGRSLRENFSMGHPVIKVCGLNPHAGEAGIIGDEEERVSRAILRARETGMDVTGPYPGDSVFHRIDCDAYIAMYHDQGLIPVKTTDFRHTVNITLGLPFVRTSPGHGTGFDIAGRGIADPVSLIEAYRTAEVMTRSARL from the coding sequence ATGAACCGCATCGCCGTCACCATGGGCGACCCCGCCGGAATAGGCGGCGAGATCATACTCAAGGCGCTTCCCCGCCTCATGGGCAGGAGTATCCCCGTCATCGTCGGCGACATGAAGGTTATTGAGGCGCTTCGGGCCGGACCGTCCTCCCTGCCGCTGCCTCCCTTCAAGGATCTCGGGCAGGGCTCCGGGGGAGATGTCGAATTCCTCGACCTCGGCTTCATGGACACCGTGGGACCCGGTGTCTCGGACAGCCGGTGCGGCGAGGCTTCCTATCGATACATCCGTGAGGCGTTGAAACTCATCTTCACCGGCGAGGCGTCAGCCATCGTTACCTGCCCCATAAGCAAGGCCTCTTTGCATCTCGCAGGGGTCCCCTTCCCGGGTCACACGGAGTTGCTTGCCCACGCGGCCGGGGTGGACAGTTACGTGATGATGCTCGCAAACCCCAGGATGCGGGTGAGTCTCGTGACCATCCATATCCCCCTCAAGGACGTACCGGCCCGGATAACCGAAGAAAGGGTCTTCCGGACCATCGCCATCACCGGCCGTTCTCTTCGGGAGAACTTCTCGATGGGACACCCCGTCATCAAGGTCTGTGGTCTTAACCCCCATGCAGGCGAAGCGGGTATCATAGGAGATGAAGAGGAGCGCGTTTCACGGGCCATACTCCGGGCCCGGGAGACAGGCATGGACGTGACGGGACCCTACCCCGGCGACTCGGTTTTCCATCGCATCGACTGCGACGCGTACATCGCGATGTACCATGACCAGGGCCTCATACCGGTGAAGACCACCGATTTCAGACACACCGTCAATATCACGCTGGGGCTGCCCTTCGTAAGGACATCGCCCGGCCACGGCACCGGTTTCGACATAGCTGGCAGGGGCATTGCGGATCCCGTGAGCCTCATCGAGGCTTACAGAACAGCTGAGGTCATGACGCGCAGCGCCCGTCTGTAA